The proteins below come from a single Arthrobacter sp. B1I2 genomic window:
- a CDS encoding barstar family protein, protein MKIFSGDTWTLEELQEQVADAGRRSVIIPPADSKRAVLETFGEVLDFPEHYGVNLDALNDSLHDFADSITDNGNPPVTVLWQVAAPFRGDRSFGIICEILQDAERYAGKDLAVTAVLL, encoded by the coding sequence ATGAAAATTTTCTCCGGCGACACTTGGACCCTGGAAGAGCTGCAGGAACAGGTGGCCGACGCCGGGCGCCGCAGCGTGATCATCCCTCCGGCGGACAGCAAACGCGCCGTCCTGGAAACCTTCGGTGAGGTCCTGGACTTCCCCGAACACTACGGCGTGAACCTTGACGCGCTGAACGACTCGCTCCACGACTTCGCCGACAGCATCACCGACAACGGCAACCCGCCCGTCACGGTCCTGTGGCAGGTCGCTGCCCCGTTCCGCGGCGACCGGTCGTTCGGCATCATCTGCGAAATCCTGCAGGACGCCGAACGGTACGCGGGCAAGGACCTTGCCGTCACCGCCGTGCTGCTCTGA
- a CDS encoding ribonuclease domain-containing protein: MRNRSILPLLLAALVVLAMVAFGGAGLLGQQTESTTPGTASSRTATPDGTATSAAAKQSSPQRRTNPSSLPEIRESALPADGRRVLGLIRAGGPFQFSQDDQVFGNFERVLPVRDRGYYREYTVPTPGESDRGARRIVAGNGGEKYYTGDHYETFKYIAEGS; encoded by the coding sequence ATGCGCAACCGTTCCATCCTTCCCTTGCTCCTCGCCGCCCTTGTGGTGCTCGCCATGGTGGCGTTCGGCGGCGCCGGGCTGCTGGGTCAGCAGACGGAAAGCACGACGCCGGGAACGGCTTCCAGCCGCACCGCCACTCCGGACGGAACGGCCACGTCCGCGGCAGCAAAACAGTCGTCGCCCCAGCGGCGCACGAACCCGTCCAGCCTGCCGGAGATCAGGGAATCCGCCCTGCCTGCGGATGGCCGCCGGGTGCTGGGGCTGATCCGGGCGGGCGGTCCCTTCCAGTTCAGCCAGGATGACCAGGTATTCGGCAACTTTGAGCGGGTCCTGCCCGTCCGGGACCGGGGCTACTACCGGGAGTACACGGTCCCCACCCCCGGCGAATCCGACCGTGGCGCACGACGCATCGTCGCGGGCAACGGCGGGGAGAAGTATTACACCGGTGACCACTACGAAACGTTCAAGTACATAGCAGAAGGCAGCTAG
- the glgX gene encoding glycogen debranching protein GlgX: MVMPLFDTASTMDASSAVPLGVSVPRADSGGTRHHAGGRANVACFAPAVARLDIVYCPPGGQWRVQTLPNLTRGVHHGIVEDLPYGSRYGFRPSPDGQPLTSAPPAGDGKGPGGWPLLLDPYGRGVDQRDGVLASVRTAAHFDWGTDERLRLPWRNTIVYEAHVRGQSMLHPDVPEELRGTYAGLAHPAVVEHLTSLGITSVQLLPVHFHIDEPHLQDLGLTNYWGYNTAAFFAPHPGYATRAAREEGPQAVQDEFKAMVKALHAAGLEVILDVVYNHTAEGGPDGQVLSFRGLGEDTYYRVDGHGKYIDTTGCGNTLNFADQRVVQMVTDSLRYWVDEFHIDGFRFDLAVTLCRNAANEFDPKHPFLTAVAADPVLSEVKLIAEPWDIGDGGWQTGRFPGGWVDWNDHFRDAVRTFWVADREALDSGGSGGTMAKLADALSGSAGLFQASGRSRLASLNFITAHDGFTMNDLVSFERKHNEDNGEENRDGHGDNRSYNHGVEGPTENGAILAKRAQARRNLMASLMVALGVPMIMAGDELARTQQGNNNAYCQDNAMTWLDWTLTPEAHEMLRSTKRYIRLRKEFLAAQPHDFPVRDEQSYLYWFDQHGQPMSAERWNDPQHRVMQLLLGDDGGELAGLVVVNGGASDVLVTLPDAGRQTPSLFELRLTTSPRHKERQGIQVASGETDLAEANSISIYRT, from the coding sequence ATGGTCATGCCGCTCTTCGACACTGCTTCCACCATGGACGCCTCTTCGGCTGTTCCCCTTGGTGTCAGCGTTCCGCGCGCTGATTCCGGCGGTACCCGGCACCACGCCGGCGGCCGGGCCAACGTGGCCTGTTTCGCCCCCGCGGTTGCCAGGCTGGACATCGTTTACTGCCCTCCGGGCGGCCAGTGGCGGGTCCAGACCCTGCCGAACCTTACGCGCGGAGTCCATCACGGCATTGTCGAGGACCTGCCGTACGGATCGCGCTACGGTTTCCGTCCCTCCCCGGACGGCCAACCGCTGACGTCTGCGCCTCCCGCAGGCGACGGGAAAGGTCCCGGCGGCTGGCCCCTGCTGCTGGACCCGTATGGCCGGGGAGTGGACCAGCGCGATGGCGTCCTTGCCAGCGTCCGGACCGCCGCTCACTTCGACTGGGGGACGGACGAACGCCTGCGTCTGCCCTGGCGCAACACCATCGTCTATGAAGCCCACGTCCGCGGCCAGAGCATGCTCCATCCCGATGTGCCGGAGGAGCTCAGGGGCACTTATGCAGGCCTGGCCCACCCCGCCGTGGTGGAGCACCTGACCAGCCTGGGCATCACATCCGTCCAGCTCCTGCCCGTGCACTTCCATATCGATGAGCCGCACCTGCAGGACCTCGGGCTCACCAACTACTGGGGCTACAACACCGCCGCGTTCTTCGCCCCCCACCCCGGGTATGCAACCCGGGCAGCCAGGGAGGAAGGCCCGCAGGCCGTCCAGGACGAGTTCAAGGCCATGGTCAAGGCACTCCACGCTGCCGGTCTGGAGGTCATCCTCGATGTCGTCTACAACCACACGGCCGAGGGCGGTCCGGACGGCCAGGTCCTGAGCTTCCGCGGCCTGGGCGAGGACACGTACTACCGTGTGGACGGCCACGGCAAGTACATCGACACCACGGGCTGCGGCAACACGCTCAACTTCGCGGACCAGCGCGTGGTCCAGATGGTCACTGATTCACTGCGGTATTGGGTGGACGAGTTCCACATCGACGGGTTCCGGTTCGACCTCGCCGTCACGCTCTGCCGGAACGCTGCGAACGAATTCGACCCCAAACACCCCTTCCTGACCGCCGTGGCCGCCGATCCCGTCCTGTCCGAGGTCAAGCTGATTGCCGAGCCCTGGGACATTGGCGACGGCGGCTGGCAGACCGGCCGGTTCCCCGGCGGCTGGGTGGACTGGAACGACCACTTCCGGGACGCGGTCCGGACCTTCTGGGTAGCAGACCGCGAGGCCCTTGATTCCGGCGGAAGCGGCGGGACCATGGCCAAGCTCGCAGACGCCCTGTCCGGTTCTGCGGGCCTCTTCCAGGCGTCCGGCCGATCCCGGCTGGCGTCGCTGAACTTCATCACCGCCCACGACGGCTTCACCATGAACGACCTCGTCTCCTTCGAGCGGAAACACAATGAGGACAACGGCGAAGAGAACAGGGACGGTCATGGGGACAACCGCAGCTACAACCACGGCGTGGAGGGACCCACCGAGAACGGAGCGATCCTGGCCAAGCGTGCCCAGGCCCGCCGCAACCTGATGGCATCGCTCATGGTCGCGCTCGGGGTTCCCATGATCATGGCAGGAGACGAACTGGCGCGGACGCAGCAGGGGAACAACAACGCCTACTGCCAGGACAACGCCATGACCTGGCTGGACTGGACGCTGACGCCGGAGGCGCACGAAATGCTGCGCAGCACGAAACGGTACATCCGGCTGCGCAAGGAGTTCCTGGCTGCCCAGCCCCACGACTTCCCCGTCCGGGACGAACAGTCCTACCTTTACTGGTTCGACCAGCATGGCCAGCCCATGTCCGCTGAACGCTGGAATGATCCGCAGCACCGCGTCATGCAGCTCCTGCTGGGTGACGACGGCGGCGAACTGGCCGGGCTGGTGGTGGTGAACGGCGGCGCCTCGGACGTGTTGGTCACCCTCCCGGATGCAGGGCGGCAAACCCCGAGCCTGTTCGAGCTTCGGCTGACCACCTCACCCCGCCACAAAGAGCGGCAGGGCATCCAAGTGGCCTCGGGGGAAACCGACCTCGCCGAGGCCAACTCCATCAGCATCTACCGCACCTGA
- the rlmB gene encoding 23S rRNA (guanosine(2251)-2'-O)-methyltransferase RlmB: MANNGRRSVKAKKGPTIGTGGHGRKALEGKGPTPKAEDRPYHKAHKARQLAERSAAKRGTGARSAGAAKSGPKGRATEEVVTGRNSVVEALRAGIPAKALHVAIRIEMDDRVKESLKLAAERGIPLLETGKPELDRMTDDAVHQGLVLQIPPYEYQDAYELAEETVEKWKKGHVGNAPLFVALDGITDPRNLGAIIRSVSAFSGHGVIVPERRSVGVTASAWKTSAGAAVRVPVARASNLNNALKQFKNMGIFVLGLDGDGDVSLPDLTLATEPVCIVVGSEGKGLSRLVRENCDQIVSIPIDSAMESLNASMAVGISLYEVSRQRAAG, translated from the coding sequence ATGGCCAACAATGGTCGCCGATCGGTTAAAGCGAAGAAGGGCCCGACCATCGGAACCGGTGGCCATGGCCGCAAGGCTCTCGAAGGCAAGGGCCCCACGCCCAAGGCGGAGGACCGCCCGTACCACAAAGCACACAAGGCCAGGCAGCTCGCCGAGCGTTCCGCAGCCAAGCGCGGCACCGGTGCACGCAGCGCCGGCGCGGCCAAGTCCGGCCCCAAGGGACGCGCCACCGAAGAGGTAGTCACCGGCCGGAACTCCGTGGTGGAAGCGCTCCGGGCCGGCATCCCCGCCAAAGCCCTGCACGTTGCCATCCGCATCGAGATGGACGACCGTGTCAAGGAATCCCTGAAGCTTGCCGCCGAGCGCGGTATCCCGCTGCTGGAGACCGGCAAGCCCGAGCTTGACCGGATGACCGACGACGCCGTGCACCAGGGCCTGGTGCTGCAGATCCCGCCCTACGAGTACCAGGACGCCTACGAACTGGCCGAGGAAACCGTGGAGAAGTGGAAGAAGGGGCACGTCGGCAACGCGCCGCTCTTCGTTGCCCTGGACGGCATCACGGACCCCCGGAACCTGGGCGCCATCATCCGCTCCGTCTCCGCCTTCAGCGGCCACGGCGTCATCGTCCCTGAGCGCCGTTCCGTGGGCGTTACCGCATCGGCCTGGAAAACCAGTGCCGGTGCCGCTGTCCGCGTGCCGGTGGCCCGCGCCTCCAACCTCAACAATGCCCTGAAGCAGTTCAAGAACATGGGCATCTTCGTGCTGGGGCTCGACGGCGACGGCGACGTCTCGCTGCCTGACCTCACCCTGGCCACCGAACCGGTGTGCATCGTGGTGGGCTCGGAAGGAAAGGGCCTGAGCCGGCTGGTCCGCGAAAACTGCGACCAGATTGTCTCCATCCCCATCGATTCCGCCATGGAGTCGCTCAACGCTTCGATGGCCGTGGGCATCTCGCTGTATGAGGTCTCCCGCCAGCGCGCGGCCGGATAG
- the cysS gene encoding cysteine--tRNA ligase: MTLRFYDTASAEVRNFVPIVEGKVSLYYCGATVQGMPHVGHIRSAIAFDQLTRWLEYRGLRVTVVRNVTDIDDKILAKSEASFAPDFSPEAGEVPREEWWALAYRYEQEFLKAYDTLGVSRPTYEPRATGHIPEMHALIQQLIDRGHAYPALDDSGDVYFDVRSWDKYGALTRQNIDDMQAAPDADPRGKKDPRDFALWKGSKEGEPATASWASPWGAGRPGWHLECSAMVTKYLGTAFDIHGGGLDLRFPHHENEMAQSQAAGHSFANFWMHNGMVTYQGEKMSKSIGNTISPGEMLELASPRVVRYYLGQAHYRSILDYRPTSLEEAAAAVERIHGFISRAVRALSVDGTYSFFTYGLVPEAFERAMDDDLNVPQALAVLHDTVRSGNTALTEDRLEDARQALHHVHDMLRVLGLNAVADSGAAGTQEAKALGVLVEAQLAARAAARAEKDWAASDAIRDTLNQAGVVVEDGPDGPTWSLKRD, encoded by the coding sequence GTGACCCTGCGCTTCTATGACACTGCCTCCGCCGAAGTCCGGAACTTCGTCCCCATCGTTGAGGGCAAGGTCAGCCTCTATTACTGCGGGGCCACGGTCCAGGGGATGCCGCACGTGGGCCACATCCGTTCCGCCATCGCCTTTGACCAGCTCACCCGCTGGCTGGAGTACCGCGGCCTGCGCGTCACGGTGGTCCGCAACGTGACGGACATTGACGACAAGATTCTCGCCAAGTCCGAGGCTTCCTTCGCGCCGGACTTCAGCCCCGAGGCGGGAGAAGTGCCGCGCGAAGAGTGGTGGGCGCTGGCGTACCGCTACGAGCAGGAATTCCTGAAGGCCTACGACACCCTTGGCGTCTCCCGCCCCACCTACGAACCCAGGGCCACCGGGCACATCCCCGAGATGCACGCCCTGATCCAGCAGCTCATCGACCGCGGGCACGCCTATCCTGCGCTGGACGATTCGGGTGACGTGTACTTCGACGTCCGTTCGTGGGACAAGTACGGGGCCCTGACCCGGCAGAACATCGACGACATGCAGGCAGCGCCCGACGCCGACCCCCGCGGAAAGAAGGATCCCCGCGACTTTGCGCTGTGGAAGGGTTCCAAAGAGGGAGAGCCGGCCACCGCCAGCTGGGCCTCGCCCTGGGGTGCCGGGCGGCCCGGCTGGCACCTTGAGTGCTCCGCCATGGTCACCAAGTACCTGGGCACCGCGTTCGACATCCATGGCGGCGGCCTGGACCTGCGCTTCCCGCACCACGAAAACGAGATGGCGCAGTCGCAGGCGGCAGGACATTCGTTCGCCAACTTCTGGATGCACAACGGCATGGTGACCTACCAGGGCGAAAAGATGTCCAAGTCCATCGGCAACACCATCAGCCCCGGGGAAATGCTGGAACTGGCATCGCCCCGGGTGGTGCGGTACTACCTCGGCCAGGCGCACTACCGCTCCATCCTCGACTACCGGCCCACGTCCCTGGAGGAGGCCGCGGCCGCCGTCGAACGCATTCATGGGTTCATCAGCCGGGCCGTCCGCGCCCTTTCCGTCGACGGCACCTACAGCTTTTTCACCTACGGACTGGTACCCGAAGCCTTTGAACGCGCCATGGACGACGACCTGAATGTGCCGCAGGCGCTGGCCGTCCTCCATGACACCGTCCGGTCCGGCAATACAGCCCTCACCGAGGACCGGTTGGAGGATGCCCGGCAGGCATTGCATCACGTCCACGATATGCTCCGGGTCCTCGGACTGAACGCTGTGGCAGATTCCGGAGCAGCGGGTACGCAGGAGGCCAAGGCTCTTGGCGTCCTGGTGGAAGCCCAGTTGGCAGCCCGTGCAGCCGCCCGAGCTGAAAAGGACTGGGCCGCTTCCGACGCGATCCGGGACACCCTGAACCAGGCCGGCGTCGTGGTGGAGGACGGCCCGGACGGTCCCACCTGGAGCCTCAAGCGCGACTGA
- the ispF gene encoding 2-C-methyl-D-erythritol 2,4-cyclodiphosphate synthase codes for MSADMVLPRTGVGIDVHAYAPEDSPRPLWLGGLLWPGERGLAGHSDGDAVAHAAADALFSAAGIGDLGTHFGTDRPEFAGASGATLLAEAARIVRAAGFEIGNVAVQFVANRPKFGPRREESQKILSEAVGAHVGVTATTSDGLGFTGRGEGISAVATALVYPRQPPAIG; via the coding sequence ATGAGCGCGGACATGGTTCTGCCGCGCACCGGAGTGGGAATCGATGTCCACGCTTACGCACCGGAGGACTCACCCCGTCCGCTGTGGCTCGGCGGACTCCTCTGGCCCGGAGAACGCGGCCTCGCCGGGCACTCTGACGGTGACGCCGTGGCCCACGCTGCCGCGGACGCACTGTTCTCGGCTGCCGGCATCGGCGACCTCGGCACCCACTTCGGCACCGACCGCCCGGAGTTCGCCGGGGCGTCCGGCGCAACCCTCCTGGCTGAAGCTGCACGAATCGTCCGGGCAGCCGGCTTCGAAATAGGCAATGTTGCGGTGCAGTTCGTGGCCAACCGCCCCAAATTCGGGCCGCGCCGGGAAGAATCACAAAAGATCCTAAGCGAAGCCGTGGGCGCGCATGTAGGCGTCACGGCAACCACCAGCGACGGCCTGGGATTCACCGGACGCGGGGAGGGTATTTCCGCGGTTGCCACCGCCCTGGTGTACCCGCGGCAGCCCCCAGCCATCGGTTAG
- the ispD gene encoding 2-C-methyl-D-erythritol 4-phosphate cytidylyltransferase encodes MSESPTRLVTAVIVVAAGSGQRLGYGMPKAAVPLGGEPILMHALRGIVASGVASQVCVALPAGDQGLRQLCDDFRGELADAGPLVTIVDGGSTRADSVRAGIAALMDGIEAVLVHDAARALTPESVFHRVSDALAAGAAAVIPALPVVDTVKTVAATTGGDTALAPEVVTGTARREELRAVQTPQGFRIGTLLQAHQAAQGLDQQQSAAVTDDAMLVEMLGTPVHAVRGSTQSLKITTPLDLIFAEGLLEGPLGARWVEG; translated from the coding sequence ATGAGTGAATCACCCACGCGCCTGGTCACTGCAGTCATCGTGGTGGCCGCCGGTTCAGGGCAGCGCCTCGGGTACGGCATGCCCAAGGCGGCCGTACCGCTCGGCGGCGAGCCGATCCTGATGCATGCCCTGCGGGGAATTGTCGCGTCAGGAGTCGCCAGCCAGGTCTGCGTGGCGTTGCCCGCCGGCGACCAGGGACTGCGCCAGCTGTGTGACGACTTCCGCGGTGAACTCGCAGACGCCGGCCCCCTCGTGACGATTGTCGACGGCGGATCCACCCGGGCCGACTCCGTCCGTGCCGGTATCGCTGCACTGATGGACGGCATCGAAGCGGTCCTCGTCCACGATGCCGCCCGCGCGCTGACACCCGAATCCGTTTTCCACCGCGTCTCCGATGCCCTTGCCGCCGGTGCTGCTGCCGTCATTCCCGCGCTTCCCGTGGTGGACACCGTCAAAACGGTGGCGGCCACCACGGGCGGGGACACTGCGTTGGCGCCCGAGGTTGTCACGGGGACGGCCCGCCGCGAGGAACTGCGGGCTGTCCAGACGCCCCAGGGCTTCAGGATCGGCACCCTGCTGCAGGCGCACCAGGCGGCACAGGGCTTGGACCAGCAGCAGTCCGCGGCCGTCACCGACGACGCCATGCTCGTGGAGATGCTCGGCACACCCGTCCACGCCGTCCGTGGCTCAACGCAGTCCCTCAAGATCACCACACCCCTTGACCTGATCTTCGCCGAAGGACTCCTGGAAGGCCCGCTCGGCGCCCGGTGGGTGGAGGGATGA
- a CDS encoding CarD family transcriptional regulator, with product MVFEVGETVVYPHHGAAKIEEIKMRTIKGEEKMYLKLKVAQGDLTIEVPAENVDLVGVRDVVGKEGLEHVFDVLRAEFTEEPTNWSRRYKANLEKLASGDVIKVAEVVRDLWRRDHDRGLSAGEKRMLAKARQILISELALAEKTDEEKAASVLDEVLAS from the coding sequence ATGGTATTTGAGGTCGGCGAGACAGTAGTTTACCCTCACCACGGTGCTGCGAAGATTGAAGAAATCAAGATGCGCACCATCAAGGGCGAAGAGAAGATGTATCTCAAGCTCAAGGTGGCTCAGGGTGATCTGACCATTGAAGTTCCAGCAGAGAACGTTGACCTTGTTGGGGTCCGGGACGTAGTGGGCAAGGAAGGCCTGGAGCACGTGTTCGATGTGCTCCGCGCCGAGTTCACCGAGGAACCAACCAACTGGTCACGCAGGTACAAGGCAAACCTGGAGAAGCTTGCTTCCGGTGACGTCATCAAGGTGGCAGAGGTTGTTCGCGACCTGTGGCGCCGGGATCACGACCGGGGCCTTTCCGCAGGCGAGAAGCGAATGCTGGCCAAGGCCCGTCAAATTCTGATTTCAGAACTGGCGCTGGCTGAAAAGACCGACGAGGAGAAGGCTGCAAGCGTTCTCGACGAGGTCCTGGCTTCCTAA
- a CDS encoding response regulator transcription factor, with translation MSRILIVEDEESFSDPLSYLLGKEGFEVEVVDNGLDAVTEFDRNGADLVLLDLQLPGLSGTEVCRQLRQRSSVPVIMLTAKDSEIDKVVGLELGADDYVTKPYSSRELVARIRAVLRRQGEPEELISSTVQAGPVRMDIERHVVSVDGEQVLLPLKEFELLEMLLRNSGRVLTRGQLIDRVWGSDYVGDTKTLDVHVKRLRGKIEPDPSAPRYLVTVRGLGYKFEP, from the coding sequence TTGAGCAGGATTTTGATTGTTGAGGACGAGGAGTCGTTCAGCGATCCCTTGTCCTATTTGCTGGGTAAGGAAGGGTTCGAGGTCGAGGTGGTGGATAACGGACTGGACGCTGTCACCGAATTTGATCGCAACGGCGCTGACCTGGTTTTGCTTGACCTGCAGCTCCCCGGGCTTTCCGGTACTGAGGTGTGCCGCCAGCTCCGCCAGCGCTCAAGTGTTCCCGTGATCATGCTGACCGCCAAGGATTCGGAAATCGACAAAGTAGTGGGCCTGGAGCTCGGCGCCGACGATTATGTCACCAAGCCCTACTCTTCCCGCGAACTGGTGGCCCGGATCAGGGCAGTGCTCCGGCGTCAGGGTGAACCGGAGGAACTCATCTCCTCAACGGTCCAGGCCGGCCCGGTCCGGATGGACATCGAACGGCACGTGGTGAGCGTGGACGGCGAGCAGGTCCTGCTTCCCTTGAAAGAGTTCGAGCTCCTGGAGATGCTGCTGCGCAACTCGGGCAGGGTGCTGACCCGCGGCCAGCTGATCGACCGCGTCTGGGGCTCCGACTACGTGGGCGACACCAAGACCCTGGACGTCCACGTGAAGCGCCTCCGCGGGAAGATCGAGCCCGATCCCTCCGCTCCGCGCTACCTGGTCACTGTCCGCGGCCTCGGGTACAAGTTCGAGCCGTAG
- a CDS encoding sensor histidine kinase: MLIGLVAGLIGLALGTFGVLAYRVSEKQRELLDVGAGEPALPAGAAEVLAVVGRAFVVLDDVDGVVRASPAAYAYGLVRGHTVVHKELLDMAAGVRRDGVILERQLELPRGPLGQGTIVVQVRAAMLGEEYILLLADDRTEITRTEEIRNDFVANVSHELKTPVGAISLLAEALESSADDEEAVRRFAKRMHKESARLAALVQDIIELSRLQGASVTQQGGPVDINAVIAEAVDRSQLPAESKNISIMVGGRTDGKVFGDQDLLVTALRNLIDNAIRYSPANTRVGIGVRSREGLVSISVTDQGEGLTPEDQERVFERFYRADAARSRQTGGTGLGLSIVKHVASNHGGEVTLWSQPGKGSTFTLRLPEMEGQDGGPGPAATEAPALAPEQPHPTQVHRAAGATERGASA; the protein is encoded by the coding sequence ATGCTCATCGGTCTGGTTGCTGGCCTTATCGGCCTGGCGCTTGGCACATTCGGCGTGCTTGCCTACCGTGTGAGCGAGAAGCAGCGCGAGCTGCTGGACGTCGGTGCCGGGGAGCCGGCGCTGCCAGCCGGCGCAGCGGAGGTGCTCGCCGTCGTCGGACGTGCTTTCGTGGTGCTGGACGACGTGGACGGCGTGGTTCGTGCCAGCCCCGCAGCCTACGCCTACGGACTGGTCCGCGGGCACACTGTGGTGCACAAGGAGCTTTTGGACATGGCGGCTGGAGTCCGGCGGGACGGCGTCATCCTGGAAAGGCAGCTCGAACTTCCGCGGGGGCCGCTGGGCCAGGGAACCATTGTCGTCCAGGTCCGGGCGGCCATGCTGGGTGAGGAATATATCCTGCTCCTTGCCGATGACCGGACCGAGATCACCCGCACCGAAGAGATCCGCAATGATTTTGTCGCCAACGTTTCGCACGAACTGAAAACCCCCGTGGGCGCCATCTCCCTGCTCGCCGAGGCGCTCGAGTCCTCGGCCGATGACGAGGAAGCTGTCCGCCGCTTTGCCAAGCGCATGCACAAGGAATCCGCCCGCCTGGCCGCCCTGGTGCAGGACATCATCGAACTTTCGCGCCTGCAGGGCGCCAGCGTGACGCAGCAGGGCGGCCCCGTGGACATCAATGCCGTCATCGCCGAGGCCGTGGACCGGTCCCAGCTTCCCGCGGAAAGCAAGAACATCAGCATCATGGTGGGGGGCCGCACCGATGGCAAGGTGTTCGGCGACCAGGACCTCCTGGTGACTGCGCTGCGGAACCTCATCGACAACGCCATCCGCTATTCACCGGCCAACACCCGGGTGGGCATTGGTGTACGTTCCAGGGAAGGCCTGGTCTCGATTTCAGTCACCGACCAGGGGGAGGGACTCACTCCTGAGGACCAGGAACGCGTGTTCGAACGTTTCTACCGCGCGGACGCGGCGCGGTCCCGCCAGACGGGCGGTACCGGCCTGGGCCTGAGCATCGTGAAGCACGTGGCATCGAACCACGGCGGCGAAGTGACCCTTTGGTCCCAGCCCGGCAAGGGGTCAACGTTCACCCTCCGGCTGCCCGAGATGGAAGGGCAGGACGGCGGGCCCGGGCCTGCCGCAACAGAAGCACCGGCACTGGCGCCGGAACAGCCCCATCCCACCCAAGTACACCGCGCCGCCGGCGCAACAGAACGAGGAGCTAGCGCTTGA